From the Synechococcus sp. HK01-R genome, one window contains:
- a CDS encoding glycoside hydrolase family 3 N-terminal domain-containing protein encodes MSPEAELRRQVASLLVVRGSGHAEDRQRRYPRWELPNQELRRLIGEGIGGVILLGGSSTELQQRCQTLQSWAREPLLLCADVEEGVGQRFEGGTWLVPPMALGRLHARDPERAIALTEHYGRCTGRQARRCGLNWVLAPVADVNNNPGNPVINVRAWGDAPDCVKALACAFQRGLASTGVLGCAKHFPGHGDTGVDSHLQLPVLRHDKARLERVELPPFAQLIQTGVDSVMTAHLLIPALDPELPATLSRAVLTNLLRDDLGFQGLVVTDALVMEAISKRWGAGEAARLAFAAGADLILMPADADAAIEAIVAALQSGVIPREHLETALARRQQALQKVAAAAASGATGEGFQDEPLELDGERSLALELIQLSLDTQGPLPLPPLNAEGINLLRVDTVLPSPLLRADAPSLALAEAAGYRSLICHPQGISPWQPGADENPLALERLGDGNVLLQLFLRGNPFRGERDRAEPWSAALRQLQKQQRLAGLVVYGCPYTWANLRRELEPQIPAVYAPGQMAEAQQAALSLLLGSSEPSAMAVEGFTD; translated from the coding sequence ATGAGCCCCGAGGCCGAACTGCGACGACAGGTGGCCTCGCTGCTGGTGGTGCGCGGCAGCGGCCATGCTGAAGACCGACAACGCCGCTACCCCCGCTGGGAACTCCCGAATCAGGAGCTGCGTCGTCTGATCGGTGAGGGGATTGGTGGTGTCATTCTGCTCGGCGGCAGCAGCACCGAACTGCAGCAGCGCTGCCAGACCCTGCAGAGCTGGGCGCGAGAGCCGTTGCTTCTGTGTGCCGATGTGGAGGAAGGGGTCGGCCAACGCTTCGAGGGGGGCACCTGGCTGGTGCCTCCCATGGCCCTCGGCCGACTGCATGCCCGGGATCCCGAACGAGCGATTGCGCTGACTGAGCACTACGGACGCTGCACCGGACGTCAGGCCAGACGCTGCGGACTGAACTGGGTGCTCGCTCCGGTTGCTGATGTGAATAACAATCCGGGAAATCCGGTCATCAACGTTCGGGCCTGGGGCGACGCTCCAGACTGTGTGAAGGCCCTCGCCTGTGCCTTCCAGCGGGGACTGGCCAGCACAGGAGTGCTCGGCTGCGCCAAACATTTCCCTGGCCACGGGGACACCGGCGTGGACTCCCACCTGCAGCTGCCGGTGCTGCGCCACGACAAAGCTCGCCTGGAGCGCGTGGAACTGCCCCCTTTTGCGCAGCTGATCCAAACTGGAGTCGACAGCGTGATGACGGCCCACCTCCTGATCCCGGCCCTCGATCCCGAGCTTCCAGCCACCCTCTCCCGGGCAGTACTCACCAATCTGTTGCGAGACGATCTGGGCTTCCAGGGGCTTGTCGTGACCGACGCACTGGTGATGGAGGCGATCAGCAAGCGCTGGGGTGCCGGCGAGGCAGCGCGGCTGGCCTTCGCCGCTGGGGCGGATCTGATCCTGATGCCGGCGGATGCCGATGCCGCCATCGAGGCGATCGTGGCTGCTCTCCAGAGCGGCGTCATCCCCCGGGAGCACCTAGAGACGGCTCTCGCCCGCCGGCAGCAGGCGCTCCAGAAGGTCGCGGCAGCTGCCGCCTCCGGAGCGACGGGCGAGGGGTTTCAAGACGAGCCCCTTGAACTCGATGGGGAGAGGAGCCTGGCTTTGGAGCTGATTCAACTCAGCCTCGACACCCAGGGACCACTGCCCTTGCCACCTCTCAACGCTGAAGGGATCAACCTGCTGCGAGTCGACACTGTGCTGCCATCGCCACTGCTGCGAGCCGATGCACCGTCGCTGGCGCTAGCGGAGGCAGCTGGCTATCGAAGCCTGATCTGCCACCCCCAAGGCATCTCGCCATGGCAACCAGGAGCGGACGAGAACCCCCTCGCTCTTGAGCGCCTCGGCGATGGGAATGTGCTGCTGCAACTGTTCCTGCGGGGCAACCCCTTCCGGGGCGAGCGGGATCGAGCCGAACCCTGGAGCGCAGCCCTGCGGCAACTCCAGAAACAGCAGCGACTGGCGGGTCTTGTGGTGTATGGATGCCCATACACCTGGGCCAATCTGCGCAGGGAGCTCGAGCCGCAGATCCCAGCGGTCTATGCCCCAGGACAGATGGCTGAGGCTCAGCAGGCAGCACTTTCGCTGCTGCTGGGATCATCGGAACCGAGCGCCATGGCCGTCGAGGGCTTCACGGACTGA
- a CDS encoding dihydrofolate reductase family protein translates to MKLTEAPTLRLVLAISLDGRLAPAAGGAAQLGGTGDRRALEEALAWADGALIGAGTLRAHRTTCLIRDGERQAQRVQDGRPPQPVALVVSRQQSFPREWPFFRQPLQRWLLTPPVATPVPSGFDQRLTLGQSWQETLRSLAKAGLQRVLLLGGAQLCGSLLAEDVVDELQLTLTPKLLGGSHHWLPTGPKGLPDLLAEPGAWGLERCDRLEADEVLLHYCRQR, encoded by the coding sequence CTGAAGCTCACCGAAGCACCGACGCTTCGGCTGGTGCTCGCCATCAGCCTGGACGGCCGCCTCGCCCCTGCTGCTGGCGGAGCTGCTCAGCTCGGTGGAACAGGGGATCGTCGCGCTTTGGAGGAGGCCCTGGCCTGGGCTGATGGCGCCCTGATTGGCGCAGGCACGCTGCGGGCCCATCGCACGACCTGCTTGATTCGCGACGGGGAGCGTCAGGCGCAACGGGTTCAGGACGGCAGGCCTCCGCAGCCGGTGGCCCTGGTGGTGTCTCGTCAGCAGAGCTTTCCACGTGAATGGCCGTTCTTCAGACAGCCCCTGCAACGTTGGTTGCTTACCCCACCTGTGGCCACTCCAGTGCCCTCAGGGTTCGATCAGCGGCTGACGCTCGGTCAGTCCTGGCAGGAGACACTCCGCTCCCTAGCCAAAGCGGGGCTCCAGCGCGTCCTGCTGCTCGGTGGTGCTCAGCTTTGTGGATCTCTGCTGGCCGAGGATGTTGTGGATGAGTTGCAACTCACGCTGACTCCGAAGCTGCTAGGGGGTTCTCACCACTGGCTGCCGACCGGTCCCAAGGGGCTGCCTGACCTGCTCGCGGAACCAGGCGCTTGGGGCCTCGAACGTTGCGATCGTCTCGAGGCCGATGAAGTGCTGTTGCATTACTGCCGCCAGCGCTGA
- the rbfA gene encoding 30S ribosome-binding factor RbfA gives MAPGRRVERVAALIRRETSELLINGIRDERVHQGMVSITEVEVSGDLQHCKIFVSIYGDDSQKQEVLAGLQAASGFLRGELGRRLQMRRAPEVVFQQDRGIEKGTSVLSLLNRLEEERQERGDIPEGSDADDERP, from the coding sequence ATGGCACCGGGACGGCGTGTCGAACGAGTTGCGGCCTTGATCCGACGCGAAACAAGCGAATTACTGATCAACGGCATCCGCGATGAGCGGGTGCATCAGGGCATGGTGAGCATCACCGAAGTGGAGGTCAGCGGAGACCTGCAGCACTGCAAGATCTTCGTGAGCATCTATGGCGATGACAGCCAGAAACAAGAAGTGCTCGCAGGACTGCAGGCTGCCAGCGGCTTCCTGCGTGGTGAACTCGGGCGTCGGTTGCAGATGCGTCGAGCACCTGAGGTGGTGTTCCAGCAGGATCGCGGGATTGAGAAGGGCACCTCCGTGTTGAGCCTGCTCAACCGCCTGGAGGAGGAGCGTCAAGAGCGGGGAGACATCCCCGAAGGCTCCGACGCGGATGATGAGCGGCCATGA
- a CDS encoding chlororespiratory reduction protein 7, whose product MSDPLIRACDHYVVLEPGRPEQLLSAADTLTWLEAHLRALDALPSDLQAAGSVAAAAIRLLDTACDLEVAPGVTLQWFAVRLEPPGRD is encoded by the coding sequence TTGTCTGACCCCCTGATTCGTGCCTGTGATCACTACGTGGTGCTGGAGCCTGGTCGCCCGGAGCAACTGCTCAGCGCTGCCGACACCCTGACATGGCTGGAAGCGCACTTGCGGGCGCTGGATGCGCTTCCTTCCGACCTGCAGGCTGCCGGTTCCGTTGCGGCGGCCGCCATCCGGCTGCTCGACACCGCCTGTGATCTGGAGGTGGCTCCCGGGGTCACACTCCAGTGGTTTGCGGTGCGCCTGGAGCCCCCTGGACGGGACTGA
- a CDS encoding shikimate kinase: protein MTEPSPTAVHPLKTRLGGRNLYLVGMMGSGKTSSGRPLAQALGYGFVDADAVIEQLAGRSIPRLFKEEGEEGFRALEAQVLQAIGQRHSLVVATGGGVVTRPENWGVLHQGLVIWLDPDREQLLERLQRDPGERPLLQNGDPEASLDALLAARRPLYAEADLHLRIQSQSPDAVAAMALEAIPGVLSPVQGAPGAPQTTGV, encoded by the coding sequence ATGACCGAGCCTTCCCCCACAGCTGTTCACCCTCTGAAGACAAGGCTCGGGGGCCGCAACCTCTACCTGGTGGGGATGATGGGCAGCGGCAAGACGAGCAGCGGCAGGCCCCTGGCCCAGGCCCTGGGATACGGATTTGTGGATGCCGATGCAGTGATTGAGCAGTTGGCTGGCCGATCGATTCCACGTCTGTTCAAAGAAGAGGGCGAGGAAGGTTTCCGCGCCCTCGAAGCCCAGGTGCTGCAGGCGATCGGACAACGACACTCCCTGGTGGTGGCCACAGGCGGTGGCGTCGTGACGCGACCAGAGAACTGGGGGGTCCTGCATCAGGGGCTGGTGATCTGGCTCGACCCCGACCGGGAGCAGCTACTGGAGCGTCTGCAGCGGGATCCTGGAGAGCGTCCACTCCTGCAGAACGGGGATCCCGAAGCGAGCCTCGATGCGCTGCTCGCAGCCCGACGCCCGCTCTACGCCGAGGCTGATCTGCATCTACGGATCCAGTCGCAATCACCAGACGCCGTCGCCGCCATGGCACTGGAGGCCATCCCAGGGGTGCTCAGTCCCGTCCAGGGGGCTCCAGGCGCACCGCAAACCACTGGAGTGTGA
- a CDS encoding DUF6816 family protein, giving the protein MQGLLPLIIGLLLLSGAGQAWSADDPTLDQRLQLWPEWQLPAPLPRPGRHSDLVYPSWFEGEWMVSSMDLDSPDDDASPLEHKARFIRRGGAVVGDRAFNAIAVGQAVLGSTLLTVEQPEREPNRQLARLRGDRLLETTVIGRRQSDPNRSDVVSEFLSDELVLQILHGPEAPRISRVETLSRYQPCAPASRERICADQWQARYSGPDTGLNRSPESVHRYRLELTRLQDRSASAGPPTDPSNGTNLGGGGGH; this is encoded by the coding sequence GTGCAAGGACTGCTGCCACTGATCATCGGACTGCTTCTGCTGAGCGGGGCCGGACAAGCCTGGTCTGCGGACGATCCCACGCTGGACCAGCGCCTTCAGCTCTGGCCGGAATGGCAGCTGCCAGCCCCCCTCCCCCGTCCTGGCCGCCACAGTGATCTCGTCTACCCCAGCTGGTTTGAAGGCGAATGGATGGTCAGCAGCATGGACTTGGACAGTCCGGACGATGACGCCTCGCCCCTGGAACACAAGGCTCGCTTCATCCGCCGGGGGGGTGCTGTGGTCGGCGACAGAGCCTTCAATGCCATTGCCGTTGGCCAGGCAGTTCTCGGATCGACTCTGCTGACAGTCGAGCAACCAGAGCGCGAACCCAACCGTCAACTCGCGAGGCTGCGCGGCGATCGCCTGCTGGAAACCACCGTGATCGGACGACGACAGAGTGATCCGAACCGCAGCGATGTCGTCAGCGAGTTCCTCAGTGACGAACTGGTCCTACAGATCCTCCACGGTCCTGAGGCTCCAAGGATCAGCAGGGTTGAAACCTTGAGCCGTTATCAACCATGCGCCCCAGCGTCCCGCGAACGCATCTGCGCCGATCAATGGCAGGCCCGCTACAGCGGGCCCGACACAGGGCTGAATCGCAGCCCTGAATCAGTCCATCGCTACCGGCTCGAACTCACACGACTGCAGGATCGCTCTGCATCAGCTGGGCCTCCAACTGATCCCTCCAACGGAACAAACCTTGGAGGCGGGGGTGGTCACTGA
- a CDS encoding SRPBCC family protein, translating into MGRWLEHTVTTEVKAPVDRVWAVWSDLEAMPRWMRWIESVKTLEDPDLTDWTLAAQGFRFQWKARITTRVEAQQLHWESVGGLPTKGAVRFYPEADDRTVVKLSVTYELPGVLAPLMEPTILGGIVTRELQANLDRFRDLVESDYAVSS; encoded by the coding sequence ATGGGACGTTGGCTCGAACACACCGTCACCACGGAGGTCAAAGCGCCAGTGGACCGCGTCTGGGCGGTGTGGAGTGACCTCGAGGCGATGCCGCGGTGGATGCGCTGGATTGAGTCAGTGAAGACCCTCGAGGATCCTGATCTCACCGACTGGACCCTTGCCGCTCAAGGATTCCGATTTCAGTGGAAGGCCCGGATCACCACCCGCGTGGAAGCACAGCAGCTGCATTGGGAGTCCGTGGGTGGGCTGCCCACCAAGGGGGCCGTCCGCTTCTATCCCGAGGCGGATGATCGGACGGTGGTGAAGCTGAGTGTCACTTATGAGCTGCCTGGAGTCTTGGCACCCCTGATGGAACCGACCATCCTGGGTGGGATTGTCACCCGCGAGTTGCAGGCCAACCTTGACCGTTTCCGTGACCTGGTGGAAAGCGATTACGCCGTTTCGAGCTGA
- a CDS encoding uroporphyrinogen-III synthase — MSNAAQPLLGRTVVVTRAQEQQGEARKQLEQLGAAVLDLPALVIGPPDEWGPLDDALSELDEFHWLVVSSANGVNAVEERLQLTGRSLSRRPASLKIAAVGRKTAAALEALGAPADYVPPNFVADSLIEHFPVSGWGLRLLLPRVQSGGRTVLAEAFGEAGARVVEVAAYESRCPADMPAVTAEALKNQQVDAITFSSGKTVSHTASLLSECFGADWQALLREVKLISIGPQTSMRCRELLGRVDGEADPHDLEGLVQCCVQVMQTGG; from the coding sequence ATGAGCAACGCAGCGCAGCCCCTGCTCGGGCGCACCGTCGTGGTCACCAGGGCTCAGGAGCAGCAAGGGGAAGCCAGGAAGCAGCTCGAGCAGCTCGGTGCGGCGGTGCTCGACCTACCGGCTTTGGTGATCGGCCCGCCCGATGAATGGGGGCCGTTGGATGACGCGTTGTCGGAACTGGATGAATTCCATTGGCTGGTGGTCTCCAGTGCCAATGGGGTGAACGCGGTGGAGGAGCGCCTGCAACTGACGGGCCGCAGCCTCAGCCGTCGCCCCGCAAGCCTGAAGATTGCCGCCGTTGGCCGCAAAACTGCAGCGGCCCTGGAAGCGCTTGGCGCTCCCGCGGATTACGTGCCGCCCAACTTCGTGGCAGACAGCCTGATCGAGCATTTCCCCGTGTCGGGGTGGGGCCTTCGCCTGCTGCTGCCACGCGTCCAGAGTGGCGGTCGCACCGTGTTAGCGGAAGCCTTCGGGGAAGCCGGGGCCAGGGTGGTGGAAGTAGCCGCCTATGAATCACGCTGCCCCGCAGACATGCCGGCTGTCACCGCAGAGGCCCTGAAGAACCAGCAGGTGGATGCGATCACGTTCAGCAGCGGGAAGACCGTGTCGCATACCGCATCCCTGCTCAGCGAATGCTTTGGGGCTGATTGGCAGGCACTCCTGCGGGAGGTAAAGCTGATCTCGATTGGTCCCCAAACCAGCATGCGTTGCCGCGAACTGCTGGGCCGGGTGGATGGCGAAGCCGACCCCCACGACCTGGAGGGGTTGGTGCAATGCTGCGTTCAGGTCATGCAGACGGGCGGCTGA
- a CDS encoding glycosyltransferase, giving the protein MLSLSMIVRDEAQRLEACLGSVKDLVDEMVVVDTGSTDNTIALAEQAGARVERIDWPGDFAPARNAALEHVKGDWVLVLDADEQLRPEAIPPLKALMAQPDVLVVNLLRYEQGAAMAPYSSVSRLFRRHPDIAWSRPYHSMIDDSVQGILEREPHWRIVNCSEPALLHDGYRPELLQGSDKAERLRQAMEATLAEHPDDPYACAKLGALEVSEGNRERGISLLQQGLAALEATQGEQRPAEHYELLLHLAIAQAETDPDTAIRTYRKALELPIDTRLGLGARLNLAALLLQQGALEEALQLTGTATQRAPEVALAWYNLGLMQRRKGDIAAALQAYERALTLNPQHAESHQNLAVARLLGGDIDGARSSFRLAIELLHQQARPQDAQALRAQVEGLVKLEEAR; this is encoded by the coding sequence ATGCTCAGTCTTTCGATGATCGTGCGCGATGAAGCGCAGCGTCTGGAGGCCTGCCTGGGATCCGTCAAGGACCTGGTGGACGAGATGGTGGTGGTAGACACGGGCTCCACCGACAACACCATTGCGCTGGCCGAACAAGCGGGTGCGCGGGTGGAGCGCATCGACTGGCCAGGCGACTTCGCCCCAGCCCGCAACGCAGCCCTCGAGCATGTGAAGGGCGACTGGGTGCTGGTGCTGGATGCCGATGAGCAACTGCGCCCGGAAGCCATCCCCCCTCTCAAGGCATTGATGGCCCAGCCGGATGTGCTCGTGGTCAACCTGCTCCGCTACGAGCAGGGGGCGGCCATGGCGCCTTATTCCAGCGTGAGCCGACTGTTTCGCCGACATCCCGACATTGCTTGGAGCCGGCCCTATCACTCCATGATTGACGACAGCGTGCAGGGGATCCTGGAACGCGAACCCCATTGGCGCATCGTCAACTGCAGTGAGCCGGCCCTGCTGCATGACGGCTACCGCCCTGAGCTGTTGCAAGGGAGTGACAAAGCCGAACGCTTGCGCCAGGCCATGGAAGCCACCCTTGCGGAGCACCCCGACGACCCCTACGCCTGCGCGAAGCTCGGCGCCCTCGAGGTTTCCGAAGGCAACAGGGAGCGGGGCATCAGCCTGCTGCAGCAGGGACTCGCGGCCCTGGAAGCAACGCAGGGAGAACAACGACCTGCCGAGCACTACGAACTGCTGTTGCACCTGGCGATCGCCCAGGCAGAGACGGATCCAGACACGGCCATCCGCACGTACCGCAAGGCGCTGGAGCTGCCGATCGACACCCGACTGGGCCTGGGCGCTCGCTTGAACCTGGCGGCCCTGCTGCTTCAGCAGGGGGCTCTCGAAGAGGCCTTGCAGCTCACTGGCACTGCCACCCAGAGGGCACCGGAGGTGGCCCTTGCTTGGTACAACCTTGGCCTGATGCAACGCCGCAAGGGCGACATCGCCGCAGCCCTCCAGGCCTATGAACGGGCCCTGACCCTGAACCCTCAGCATGCGGAAAGCCACCAAAACCTGGCGGTCGCTCGGCTGCTCGGGGGCGACATCGATGGGGCCAGGAGCAGCTTCCGTCTGGCCATTGAGCTGCTGCATCAACAGGCACGCCCACAGGATGCCCAGGCGCTGCGGGCCCAGGTGGAGGGCCTCGTGAAACTGGAGGAGGCACGCTGA
- a CDS encoding glutathione S-transferase family protein yields the protein MLELHQFRHSAFCLKVRMVLQAKGLSYREVEVTPGLGQVDVFRRSGQRQVPMLVDDETVIADSSSIAAYLETLAPEPPLWPEDPRAAAQVHLIEDWADTTLAHAARVALAQAATIDSELRVALLPDDLPEPLRRTVAGIPTGLLQGVGEIVAQGERASLLTSLTQLAQALEQAPWIVGDRLSIADLAVAAQLSLLRFPSSSGAALAGRGVAGLSDHPRLQGLFRWRDQLEAQLMQSDPAVV from the coding sequence GTGCTGGAGCTGCATCAATTTCGTCATTCCGCCTTTTGTCTGAAGGTGCGGATGGTGCTTCAGGCCAAGGGGCTCAGCTATCGCGAGGTGGAGGTGACGCCGGGCTTGGGTCAGGTCGACGTCTTTCGCCGCTCTGGTCAGCGACAGGTGCCAATGCTGGTCGACGACGAGACGGTGATTGCCGATTCCAGTTCCATTGCCGCCTATCTCGAAACCCTTGCCCCAGAGCCGCCTCTCTGGCCCGAAGACCCGCGGGCTGCAGCGCAGGTTCATCTGATTGAAGACTGGGCTGATACCACCCTGGCCCACGCCGCCAGGGTGGCCTTGGCTCAGGCCGCCACCATTGATTCGGAGCTTCGGGTTGCCCTGCTGCCCGATGACCTCCCGGAGCCCCTGCGCCGCACCGTTGCAGGGATTCCCACCGGACTCCTGCAGGGGGTGGGGGAGATCGTGGCTCAGGGGGAGCGTGCATCTTTGCTGACCAGCCTGACCCAGTTGGCCCAGGCGCTGGAGCAGGCTCCTTGGATCGTGGGCGACCGCTTGTCGATTGCTGATCTTGCTGTTGCCGCTCAGCTCTCACTGTTGCGGTTTCCTTCCTCCTCGGGAGCCGCCTTGGCAGGTCGCGGTGTGGCTGGGCTCAGTGACCACCCCCGCCTCCAAGGTTTGTTCCGTTGGAGGGATCAGTTGGAGGCCCAGCTGATGCAGAGCGATCCTGCAGTCGTGTGA
- the zds gene encoding 9,9'-di-cis-zeta-carotene desaturase yields the protein MRVAIVGAGLAGLAAAVDLVDAGHEVNLYEARPFFGGKVGSWEDDQGNHIEMGLHVFFFNYANLFALMRKVGAIENLLPKDHTHLFVNLGGDLRELDFRFPIGAPFNGLKAFFTTPQLSWIDKLRNALALGTSPIVRGLVDYEGAMRTIRALDSVSFQDWFVGHGGSPESIRRMWNPIAYALGFIDCEAISARCMLTIFMMFAAKTEASKLNLLKGSPHRWLTGPILDYIKARGGQLHLRHRVKQVHCNAADTPEVSGLTLGTPEGDIHVEADAYLAACDVPGIQRLLPEDWRRFPQFDAIHRLEAVPVATVQLRYDGWVTELGDQQGQDQRRRDCSKPAGLDNLLYTADADFSCFADLALASPEDYRKEGQGSLLQCVLTPGDPWIPKSVDEIVAHTDAQVRALFPSAKELTLTWSNVVKLAQSLYREAPGMDPYRPDQRTPVSNFFLAGSYTRQDYIDSMEGATMSGHLAAAAILDRPAALATNTAVA from the coding sequence GTGCGGGTCGCGATCGTGGGCGCTGGGTTGGCTGGTCTGGCCGCCGCAGTGGATCTGGTGGATGCCGGGCACGAGGTGAACCTCTATGAGGCGCGGCCATTTTTTGGCGGCAAGGTGGGTAGCTGGGAAGACGACCAGGGCAACCACATCGAGATGGGGTTGCATGTGTTTTTCTTCAACTACGCCAACCTGTTTGCGCTTATGCGCAAGGTTGGAGCGATCGAGAATCTGTTGCCCAAGGATCACACCCACTTGTTCGTGAACTTGGGTGGTGACCTGCGCGAGCTCGACTTTCGCTTTCCGATTGGTGCCCCCTTCAACGGCTTAAAGGCCTTTTTCACCACCCCTCAGCTCAGTTGGATCGATAAGTTGCGCAATGCACTGGCCCTGGGCACCAGTCCGATCGTGAGGGGGCTGGTGGATTACGAGGGGGCCATGCGGACGATCCGGGCCCTGGATTCCGTCAGTTTTCAGGACTGGTTCGTCGGCCACGGTGGCAGCCCCGAGAGCATCCGCAGGATGTGGAATCCGATTGCCTATGCCCTCGGATTTATCGATTGTGAGGCGATCTCTGCGCGCTGCATGCTCACCATCTTCATGATGTTTGCGGCGAAGACGGAAGCCTCGAAGCTCAATCTGCTTAAAGGATCACCCCATCGTTGGCTCACAGGTCCAATCTTGGATTACATCAAGGCCCGTGGGGGGCAACTGCATCTGCGCCACCGGGTGAAGCAGGTGCATTGCAACGCTGCCGATACGCCGGAGGTGAGTGGCCTAACCCTTGGCACCCCTGAAGGAGACATCCATGTGGAAGCCGATGCTTATCTGGCCGCATGCGACGTGCCTGGCATTCAGCGTCTGCTGCCTGAAGACTGGCGTCGGTTCCCGCAATTCGACGCGATCCACCGGCTGGAGGCCGTTCCGGTGGCGACTGTCCAGCTCCGCTACGACGGCTGGGTGACCGAACTCGGGGATCAGCAGGGGCAGGACCAGCGTCGCCGCGATTGCTCGAAGCCCGCTGGACTCGACAACCTGCTCTATACCGCCGATGCAGATTTCAGTTGCTTTGCGGATCTGGCCCTGGCCAGTCCAGAGGACTACCGCAAAGAGGGCCAGGGCTCACTGCTGCAGTGCGTGCTGACGCCTGGCGATCCCTGGATTCCGAAGTCAGTGGATGAGATCGTCGCCCATACCGATGCGCAGGTGCGCGCTCTGTTCCCCTCTGCCAAGGAGCTCACACTCACCTGGAGCAACGTGGTGAAGCTGGCCCAGTCGCTCTACAGGGAGGCACCAGGGATGGATCCCTACCGCCCTGATCAGCGCACACCCGTGAGCAACTTCTTCCTGGCAGGGAGCTACACACGGCAGGATTACATCGACTCGATGGAGGGGGCGACGATGAGCGGACATCTTGCCGCGGCTGCGATTCTCGACAGACCTGCGGCACTGGCCACCAACACGGCAGTGGCTTGA
- a CDS encoding 6-carboxytetrahydropterin synthase: MADISAMALAPHGQGRRCVITRRACFSSSHRYWLPELSSDDNNARFGACALAPGHGHNYELIVSMAGPLDADGMVLNLSEVKHAIREEVTGSLDFRCLNDAWDEFDVSKPEGCLPTTEALVRVIWTRLVPHLPLVALRLYESPGLWADYLGHGMDAFLTLRTHFAAAHRLARPELSQEENERIYGKCARPHGHGHNYLVDVTVRGTIDPRTGMVCDLAALQSLLDDLVVEPFDHTFLNKDVPHFASCVPTAENIALHIADRLATPIRAIGVVLHKVRLQESPNNAAEVYAETPQLNASPTALEAVLAS; encoded by the coding sequence ATGGCTGACATTTCCGCAATGGCCCTTGCTCCCCATGGTCAGGGTCGACGCTGTGTGATTACACGGCGGGCCTGCTTCAGTTCGTCGCATCGTTACTGGCTCCCAGAGCTCAGTTCCGATGACAACAATGCCCGATTCGGTGCTTGCGCTCTGGCGCCTGGCCATGGGCATAACTACGAACTCATCGTCTCGATGGCGGGTCCCCTTGATGCGGACGGCATGGTGCTCAACCTCTCGGAGGTCAAGCACGCGATCCGTGAAGAGGTGACCGGATCTCTGGACTTTCGCTGTCTGAACGACGCTTGGGATGAGTTCGACGTCTCCAAGCCCGAGGGCTGTCTTCCCACCACGGAAGCACTCGTCCGCGTGATCTGGACGCGTCTTGTTCCCCACCTTCCTCTGGTCGCTTTGCGGCTTTACGAATCACCAGGCCTCTGGGCCGACTATCTCGGACACGGCATGGACGCTTTCCTCACGCTTCGCACCCACTTTGCGGCTGCCCACCGCCTGGCCCGCCCTGAGCTCTCCCAGGAGGAGAACGAGCGGATCTACGGGAAGTGTGCAAGGCCCCACGGCCATGGCCACAACTATTTGGTCGATGTGACCGTGCGAGGCACGATCGATCCACGGACCGGGATGGTCTGTGACTTAGCGGCGCTTCAGAGCCTTCTGGATGATCTCGTGGTCGAGCCTTTCGATCACACCTTCCTCAATAAGGACGTGCCCCATTTCGCTAGCTGTGTTCCAACGGCGGAGAACATTGCGCTTCATATTGCCGATCGTCTGGCCACTCCCATCCGGGCCATCGGAGTGGTGCTGCACAAGGTGCGCCTGCAGGAAAGTCCGAACAACGCAGCTGAGGTTTACGCGGAGACGCCTCAGCTGAATGCGAGTCCAACCGCCCTTGAGGCGGTGTTGGCCTCCTGA
- a CDS encoding DUF751 family protein, with protein MKDFFINVTRYPRYLIAFSLGVLNSVAEPLAQRRSNPVTAVALIGALVSGLISVGLVLRAMVTPSPLI; from the coding sequence ATGAAGGACTTCTTCATCAATGTGACGCGGTATCCCCGCTATCTGATCGCCTTCAGCCTGGGGGTTCTCAACTCGGTTGCGGAGCCCTTGGCCCAGCGGCGCAGCAATCCTGTGACCGCTGTGGCGCTGATTGGCGCCCTGGTGAGCGGCCTCATCAGTGTGGGATTGGTGCTCCGTGCCATGGTGACGCCATCCCCCCTGATCTGA